A stretch of Oxyura jamaicensis isolate SHBP4307 breed ruddy duck chromosome 1 unlocalized genomic scaffold, BPBGC_Ojam_1.0 oxy1_random_OJ106565, whole genome shotgun sequence DNA encodes these proteins:
- the LOC118156955 gene encoding histone H4, with the protein MSGRGKGGKGLGKGGAKRHRKVLRDNIQGITKPAIRRLARRGGVKRISGLIYEETRGVLKVFLENVIRDAVTYTEHAKRKTVTAMDVVYALKRQGRTLYGFGG; encoded by the coding sequence atgTCTGGCAGAGGCAAGGGCGGGAAGGGGCTCGGCAAGGGGGGCGCCAAGCGGCACCGCAAGGTGCTGCGCGACAACATCCAGGGCATCACCAAGCCGGCCATCCGGCGCCTGGCGCGGCGCGGCGGCGTCAAGCGCATCTCGGGGCTCATCTACGAGGAGACGCGCGGCGTGCTCAAGGTGTTCCTGGAGAACGTGATCCGCGACGCTGTCACCTACACCGAGCACGCCAAGCGCAAGACGGTCACGGCCATGGACGTGGTCTACGCCCTCAAGCGCCAGGGACGCACCCTCTACGGCTTCGGCGGTTAA